One genomic segment of Chlamydiota bacterium includes these proteins:
- the glnD gene encoding [protein-PII] uridylyltransferase — protein MKINPEKVLKHAESKLKVLPESGDQDWLSLYKKFLHIEMQRLLMAHRYGVSGLEIAQDRSYLMDILIQHIFELACKEEELQQGRPQTTAPFSLVALGGYGRATLNPFSDIDILFLLKEKSNALEDRMIKPILYLLWDSGLKVGHAVRTIPETVEEGRRDFKSRTAMMEARFITGDEILFQKFKENFSRNCLAYDLSSYISFKLEEIRLRHEKYQGTVYLQEPHIKEGVGGLRDLSSILWLYQALSRYNHFETLLENGILSQKDFKMIQKSLDFLHRVRNELHFLTGKCFDILSLNLQVKVAQNLGYQDTPLLKMSEGFMKDYYLHARNVDLVVRALLAREEIQTQLKIQFPEKFIHRHGFSFTTEEIFPGTNPNLFREEPQKLFELFLYCAQGKYQLSQSLIQQIRENLHLVDKKVRTSPQIRDIFVNLMGYEGEIIPALRAMHTCGLLGKYIPEFGRATCLVQHDFYHKYTLDEHTLKALSFMDDLKKTQDPRLSGFSEILKKVQDREVLFLAIFFHDIGKIQGHNHSVTGAKITQEILKKLEYDSEKRERIRLLVEHHLVMSHLSQRRDLSEEKVIVDFSKKVVDVENLKMLVLLTYCDWRATSDEVWNEWRESLLWELFYKTKRYLEEKVILLPSEIEAIKNSYVEILTRKNIPPDETLQHLEMLPLNYLQSYRPETILEHLKIIAEIKKEDPKILWEFLEKTNTTELTVCTKDHIGLFSELTGVIASQEVNILSANIFTRKDGIILDKFSLENRYEKGILPERTRKKIEEGMKQIIQKQITIEGLLKSKAYSQREKPVSISSPLIKFDNESSLGTTIVEIQADDQIGLLYKITRTFSKLGLNIHLSKIATEKNQALDIFYLTDPKGAKISQPQVQKTISEEIEKAIRETLF, from the coding sequence ATGAAGATTAATCCTGAAAAAGTCCTTAAGCACGCCGAGTCAAAACTCAAAGTCCTGCCAGAATCCGGAGATCAAGACTGGCTTTCGCTTTATAAAAAATTTCTTCACATAGAGATGCAGCGCCTTTTAATGGCGCATCGTTATGGGGTTTCAGGCCTTGAGATTGCGCAAGATCGAAGTTATCTCATGGATATTCTGATCCAACACATTTTTGAACTTGCCTGTAAAGAAGAAGAACTGCAACAAGGCCGACCTCAAACAACGGCTCCTTTTTCTCTCGTTGCCTTGGGAGGATATGGTCGAGCCACGTTAAATCCTTTTTCGGATATCGATATTCTTTTTCTTCTCAAAGAAAAATCTAACGCATTAGAAGATCGAATGATCAAGCCTATTCTCTACCTTCTGTGGGATAGTGGCCTTAAAGTAGGCCACGCAGTGAGAACCATTCCTGAAACCGTTGAAGAAGGACGACGAGACTTTAAATCACGCACGGCCATGATGGAGGCCCGCTTTATCACAGGGGATGAAATTCTCTTTCAAAAATTTAAAGAAAATTTTTCCCGAAACTGTTTGGCTTATGATCTCTCGTCCTACATTTCTTTCAAATTGGAAGAAATACGTCTTCGCCATGAAAAGTATCAAGGGACCGTTTATTTGCAAGAACCCCATATTAAAGAAGGCGTGGGCGGATTACGAGATCTTTCATCCATCCTTTGGCTCTATCAAGCCCTTTCGCGATACAACCATTTCGAAACATTATTAGAAAATGGAATTCTTTCTCAAAAAGACTTCAAAATGATTCAAAAGTCACTTGATTTTCTCCACCGGGTCAGAAATGAACTCCATTTCTTAACAGGAAAATGTTTTGATATTTTATCTTTAAATCTGCAGGTCAAAGTTGCTCAGAATCTAGGCTATCAAGATACCCCCCTTTTAAAAATGTCCGAAGGCTTCATGAAAGATTACTACCTTCATGCACGGAATGTCGATCTCGTTGTCCGTGCCTTATTGGCCAGAGAAGAAATTCAAACTCAACTCAAAATTCAATTCCCAGAGAAATTCATCCATCGACATGGGTTTTCATTTACCACAGAAGAAATCTTTCCTGGAACAAATCCAAATCTCTTTCGTGAAGAACCCCAAAAACTCTTCGAACTTTTTCTCTACTGTGCCCAAGGAAAATATCAACTCAGCCAAAGCCTCATTCAACAAATCAGGGAAAATCTCCATCTCGTTGATAAAAAAGTTCGAACTTCACCTCAAATTCGAGATATTTTTGTTAACTTAATGGGTTATGAGGGAGAAATCATCCCTGCACTGCGAGCCATGCATACTTGCGGTCTCTTGGGAAAATACATTCCTGAATTTGGACGGGCAACTTGTCTGGTTCAACATGATTTTTATCACAAATATACGCTGGATGAACATACGCTTAAAGCCCTCTCTTTCATGGACGACTTAAAAAAAACCCAGGATCCTCGCCTGAGTGGTTTCTCGGAAATTTTGAAAAAAGTGCAAGATCGAGAAGTTCTTTTTCTCGCCATATTTTTTCATGACATTGGCAAAATTCAAGGGCACAATCACTCGGTCACCGGGGCTAAAATAACGCAGGAAATTTTAAAAAAACTAGAATACGATTCTGAAAAAAGAGAGCGAATCCGACTCCTCGTAGAACATCATCTCGTCATGTCTCATCTTTCTCAAAGACGAGATCTTTCAGAAGAAAAGGTGATTGTCGATTTTTCGAAAAAGGTGGTCGATGTCGAAAATCTGAAAATGCTCGTTCTTTTGACCTATTGCGACTGGCGAGCCACCAGTGATGAGGTTTGGAACGAGTGGCGAGAGTCTCTTCTTTGGGAACTTTTTTACAAGACCAAGCGATATTTAGAAGAAAAAGTCATTCTTCTTCCTTCTGAAATCGAAGCCATTAAAAATTCTTATGTGGAAATCCTAACCCGAAAAAATATTCCACCCGATGAGACGCTTCAACATCTTGAAATGCTTCCTCTGAATTATCTTCAATCGTACCGACCAGAGACTATTTTAGAACACTTAAAGATCATCGCTGAAATTAAAAAAGAGGATCCTAAAATTCTCTGGGAATTTTTAGAAAAGACCAATACCACTGAACTGACCGTTTGCACCAAGGATCACATCGGGCTCTTCTCTGAACTGACCGGAGTGATTGCGAGCCAAGAGGTCAATATTTTAAGTGCCAATATCTTTACAAGAAAAGATGGAATTATCCTGGATAAATTCTCGCTTGAAAACCGTTATGAAAAAGGAATTCTACCCGAAAGAACCCGTAAGAAAATTGAAGAAGGAATGAAACAGATTATCCAAAAACAAATCACCATTGAAGGGCTCTTAAAATCAAAAGCATATTCTCAAAGAGAAAAGCCTGTAAGCATCAGCTCTCCTCTTATTAAGTTTGACAATGAAAGCTCTCTTGGAACCACCATCGTTGAAATTCAAGCCGATGACCAAATTGGACTTCTCTATAAAATCACACGAACCTTTTCAAAGTTAGGACTCAATATCCATCTGTCAAAAATTGCCACAGAAAAAAATCAAGCCCTTGATATCTTTTATCTGACCGATCCCAAAGGGGCAAAGATCAGCCAGCCCCAAGTCCAAAAAACCATTTCTGAAGAGATAGAAAAAGCCATTCGAGAAACCCTATTCTAA
- a CDS encoding sigma-54-dependent Fis family transcriptional regulator, with translation MSFKILIVDDDESIRYSVSRMLSEEGYKTFCASSGKEALEMTLASLPDTVLMDIRMGTTSGLETLRELKKADEKLPVILMTAFGTTQTAIEAMKRGAFDYILKPFEPAELKDLIQKAIHARVSMHQKVIFESGRTVNLEQDLIVGSSKKMQEVYKMIGQIAPKDVSVLIRGESGTGKELVARAIYHHSGRKEKPFLPINCAAIPEALLESELFGHEKGAFTGASAQRIGKFEQCDEGTIFLDEIGDLAPSTQAKFLRVLQEKEFQRVGGIATIRVNVRVIAATNKNLEEAIQKNEFREDLFYRLNTITIWLPPLREKKDDVSELCQYFLKRFSLEFNKEVQGIHTAALKALIHYPWPGNIRELENTLKRAVITTKGNLILLEDIQMTEPSSISSKGSVTKGNLQAIAQSILDIILEVQARGEQGEIMHHIEKELIKLALKQTQGNQLKAAQILGMNRSTLRKKIEAYKIIKEIVVDEKP, from the coding sequence ATGTCTTTCAAAATATTGATTGTCGATGATGATGAATCGATTCGCTATTCGGTTTCGAGAATGCTTTCTGAGGAAGGTTATAAGACCTTTTGCGCCTCTTCAGGGAAAGAGGCATTGGAGATGACTCTCGCGAGCTTACCCGACACCGTTCTAATGGACATTCGAATGGGCACGACTTCCGGACTTGAAACCTTGCGTGAGCTAAAAAAGGCAGATGAAAAACTTCCTGTTATTTTAATGACAGCCTTTGGAACCACTCAAACCGCTATCGAAGCAATGAAGCGGGGCGCCTTTGATTATATCCTAAAACCCTTTGAACCTGCTGAACTCAAAGATCTCATTCAAAAAGCCATTCATGCCAGAGTCTCCATGCATCAAAAAGTCATTTTTGAATCTGGACGAACTGTCAATCTCGAACAAGATTTGATTGTGGGATCTTCAAAAAAAATGCAAGAAGTTTATAAAATGATTGGGCAAATTGCTCCTAAAGATGTCTCGGTTCTGATCCGAGGAGAAAGTGGAACCGGAAAAGAGCTTGTCGCCCGAGCTATTTATCACCATAGTGGAAGAAAAGAGAAGCCCTTTTTACCGATTAACTGTGCGGCCATTCCAGAAGCCTTGTTAGAAAGCGAGCTCTTTGGCCATGAAAAAGGAGCCTTTACGGGGGCCTCTGCTCAAAGAATTGGAAAATTCGAGCAATGTGACGAGGGAACTATTTTCCTGGATGAAATCGGAGATCTTGCCCCATCGACTCAGGCCAAATTCCTTCGCGTTCTTCAGGAAAAGGAATTTCAAAGAGTGGGAGGAATCGCCACCATTCGAGTGAATGTAAGAGTGATCGCTGCTACCAATAAAAATTTAGAGGAGGCTATTCAAAAAAATGAATTTCGTGAGGATCTTTTTTATCGGCTCAATACGATTACCATCTGGCTTCCCCCGTTAAGAGAAAAAAAAGATGATGTTTCAGAACTCTGCCAATATTTTCTAAAACGATTTTCACTAGAATTTAATAAAGAAGTTCAAGGAATTCATACCGCCGCACTCAAGGCCCTCATCCATTATCCTTGGCCTGGGAACATTCGAGAACTTGAAAATACGCTGAAGCGAGCCGTTATTACAACCAAGGGAAATCTCATCCTTTTAGAAGATATTCAAATGACAGAGCCCTCTTCCATTTCCTCTAAAGGATCCGTTACGAAAGGGAATCTTCAAGCCATCGCCCAATCTATTTTAGACATCATTTTGGAAGTTCAAGCCCGTGGTGAACAAGGCGAAATCATGCATCATATCGAAAAAGAACTCATTAAACTGGCATTGAAACAGACCCAGGGAAATCAACTCAAGGCAGCACAGATACTAGGCATGAACCGATCTACTTTACGTAAAAAAATTGAAGCTTATAAAATCATCAAAGAAATTGTAGTCGATGAAAAACCTTAA
- a CDS encoding phosphoribosylglycinamide formyltransferase has protein sequence MGKTSGKQEKTDFHLKIGILGSGRGTNFEAIADAIDRGVLKAEMVVVISDVENALILEKAKQKGIPHFYIPPGKYQTRLDPQAEKKYVTCLKEHGVTWVVLAGFMRVLKEIFFENYSGKILNIHPSLLPSFRGLKAWSQALDYGVKITGCTVHAVDGGVDTGPIILQEAVRVEDSDNSETLHARIQELEHRLYPQALQLIAEGKVEFRGRRVVMKR, from the coding sequence ATAGGGAAAACAAGTGGAAAACAAGAAAAAACGGATTTTCATTTGAAGATTGGCATTTTAGGTTCAGGGAGAGGAACGAATTTCGAAGCGATTGCAGACGCTATTGACAGGGGTGTCCTTAAGGCTGAAATGGTCGTTGTGATTTCAGATGTTGAAAATGCCTTGATTCTTGAAAAGGCAAAACAAAAAGGGATTCCTCATTTTTATATTCCTCCTGGAAAATATCAAACACGATTAGATCCTCAGGCAGAAAAAAAATATGTAACGTGTTTAAAAGAGCATGGGGTTACATGGGTGGTGCTTGCTGGATTTATGAGAGTTTTGAAAGAGATTTTTTTTGAAAATTATTCAGGGAAGATTTTAAATATTCATCCTTCTCTTTTACCTTCTTTCAGGGGATTAAAAGCCTGGTCTCAGGCCTTAGACTATGGAGTCAAAATCACAGGTTGTACGGTTCATGCAGTCGATGGAGGAGTAGACACCGGGCCGATTATTCTTCAGGAAGCGGTTCGGGTGGAAGATTCGGACAATTCAGAAACCTTGCACGCTCGGATTCAAGAGCTTGAGCATCGACTCTACCCTCAAGCACTTCAATTGATTGCTGAAGGTAAGGTTGAATTTAGGGGAAGGCGAGTCGTGATGAAGAGATGA
- a CDS encoding ATP phosphoribosyltransferase, protein MKLKLGLPKGSLQESTFAIFKKAGYAIRVGERSYKPSVDDPEIEAILIRAQEMSRYVESGVLDLGLTGKDWVVENGSDVHEIAELIYAKQGLRPIRWVIAVHNDSKFQKVEDLVDKKIATEGVNLTRSFLEKRGVKAHVEFSWGATEIKVPELVDAICEITETGSSLRANHLRIIETVLESTTRVIVNKKAWEDPWKRKKIENLALLLKGALMAEEKVGVKMNVPSEKLKEITSLLPALREPTISELMKKPGEKSWFAIETIVDEKIIRELIPKLKSKGAEGIIEYPLNKVIY, encoded by the coding sequence ATGAAGTTAAAACTCGGTTTACCTAAAGGAAGTTTGCAGGAATCAACCTTTGCTATTTTTAAGAAAGCAGGATATGCCATTCGTGTCGGGGAAAGGTCTTATAAGCCTTCGGTTGATGATCCTGAAATTGAAGCCATACTCATTCGGGCTCAGGAAATGTCACGTTATGTTGAGTCAGGTGTTTTAGATTTGGGGCTGACCGGAAAGGATTGGGTTGTTGAAAATGGTTCGGATGTGCATGAAATAGCGGAATTGATTTATGCCAAACAGGGTTTGCGACCTATTCGGTGGGTCATTGCGGTCCACAATGATTCTAAATTCCAAAAAGTTGAAGATCTTGTGGATAAGAAAATTGCAACGGAGGGGGTGAATCTTACCCGAAGTTTTCTTGAAAAGCGAGGCGTGAAGGCCCATGTAGAATTTTCATGGGGGGCAACGGAAATCAAGGTTCCTGAATTGGTAGACGCGATTTGTGAAATTACAGAAACCGGCTCGAGTTTAAGGGCTAATCATTTGCGCATTATCGAAACGGTTTTAGAATCAACCACACGTGTGATTGTCAACAAAAAGGCTTGGGAAGATCCATGGAAGAGAAAGAAAATTGAAAATTTGGCGCTTCTTTTAAAAGGGGCTTTGATGGCGGAAGAAAAAGTAGGGGTTAAGATGAATGTCCCTTCGGAGAAGTTGAAAGAAATTACCTCTTTACTGCCTGCGCTTCGAGAACCTACTATTTCAGAATTGATGAAGAAACCAGGTGAAAAGAGTTGGTTTGCCATTGAAACCATTGTGGACGAAAAAATTATTCGAGAGCTTATTCCAAAGTTGAAATCTAAAGGGGCTGAAGGGATTATTGAATATCCATTGAATAAAGTGATATACTAA
- a CDS encoding 4-(cytidine 5'-diphospho)-2-C-methyl-D-erythritol kinase, translating to MTQSVHVRSPAKVNLFLEVIRKREDGYHDLKTVFQEIDLCDEIEVSLWDKKEIRISTNVSDIPTDSTNLAYRAAQAFLEIVGIDRGVHIRIDKKIPVAAGLGGGSSNAAATLKALTKLFQTDLPKDKIFQIARQLGADVPFFLMGGTALGEGIGDQLTPLDISPSLDFLLVNPNFKVPTPRVYRALKLGETKINLDIHRMVASLKKTNLRELSSLLYNRLEEVVFESFPQLGEIKEVLKRLGAEGVLLSGSGPTLFALVGSPEEGLKIQTQFHKNFSSKFWTALTKTNFTFPS from the coding sequence ATGACTCAAAGTGTGCATGTTCGCTCACCCGCGAAGGTCAATCTTTTCTTAGAGGTGATTAGGAAAAGAGAGGATGGCTATCATGATCTCAAAACCGTTTTTCAAGAGATTGATTTATGTGATGAGATTGAGGTCAGCCTATGGGACAAAAAGGAAATTAGGATTAGCACGAATGTTTCGGATATTCCTACCGACTCGACCAATTTAGCCTATCGGGCCGCTCAGGCTTTTTTAGAGATAGTAGGGATCGACAGGGGCGTTCATATTCGAATCGATAAAAAAATTCCCGTTGCGGCTGGATTGGGTGGAGGTTCTAGTAATGCTGCGGCTACTTTAAAGGCCTTAACAAAGCTGTTTCAAACAGATTTGCCAAAAGATAAAATTTTCCAAATAGCCCGTCAATTAGGGGCTGATGTCCCTTTCTTTTTAATGGGTGGAACAGCTTTGGGAGAGGGGATTGGGGATCAATTAACACCGCTTGATATTTCTCCATCGCTTGATTTTCTCTTAGTGAATCCCAATTTTAAAGTTCCAACACCTAGGGTTTATCGGGCTTTAAAATTGGGCGAAACGAAAATAAATTTAGACATTCATCGGATGGTGGCCTCCCTTAAAAAAACAAATTTGCGGGAGTTATCATCTCTCCTTTATAATCGCTTGGAAGAGGTTGTCTTTGAATCTTTTCCTCAATTAGGAGAAATAAAGGAAGTCTTGAAACGTTTAGGGGCTGAGGGTGTCCTTTTGTCGGGAAGCGGTCCGACCCTTTTTGCATTGGTGGGTTCACCCGAAGAGGGTTTAAAAATACAAACTCAATTCCATAAAAATTTTTCTTCTAAATTTTGGACCGCTTTAACTAAAACAAACTTCACTTTTCCGTCTTAG
- a CDS encoding septation protein SpoVG family protein → MEITNVKVHLKESHGSKLKAFVTITFDEMFVVRDLKVIEGKNGPFVAMPSIKMKEPCVKCSRKIPIRSKFCPECGARLPEVSFHNYHDEEHREDHKDIAHPITAEARDIIQKKVLEAYYALTDSSNKYGSKSKV, encoded by the coding sequence ATGGAAATCACCAATGTCAAAGTTCATCTGAAAGAATCTCATGGGAGTAAGTTAAAAGCTTTTGTAACGATTACCTTTGATGAAATGTTCGTCGTCAGGGATTTAAAGGTGATCGAAGGTAAAAATGGCCCTTTCGTTGCTATGCCTAGCATCAAGATGAAAGAGCCCTGTGTTAAGTGTAGTCGAAAGATTCCCATCCGAAGTAAATTCTGTCCTGAGTGTGGAGCAAGGCTTCCCGAAGTATCATTCCATAATTATCATGATGAAGAGCATCGAGAAGACCACAAAGACATTGCCCACCCCATTACCGCCGAAGCCAGAGACATTATCCAAAAGAAGGTCCTCGAGGCCTATTACGCTCTAACAGACAGTTCAAACAAATACGGTTCAAAGTCTAAGGTTTAA
- a CDS encoding NTP transferase domain-containing protein, which produces MNSQDFVVVVLAAGRGTRMKSSLPKVLHPLCGKSLIRRTQELLKGFSFKHQIFVLPPDGDKIREELPQTVEFVIQEKPLGTAHAVLASKPFLKDWKGSVLILCADVPLLSRETIKKFIEKHEEDHYDGTVLTGRLANPTGYGRIVRKASGEVKAIVEELEATVYEKAIEEINSGIYCFNWPALSSALNEIALHPEKNELYLTDVIEIMTARHQSVGAFEVKDFREVMGINSRHQLAEAERVLRRRVLNHWMDEGVTLLDPDSIFIDETVVIGQDTIIHPFTVIEGEVVIGKNCVIGPFAHLRGKCHLKDKVEIGNFVEVKSSQISGRVKAKHLTYLGDAVIGEGVNVGAGTITANYDGTHKYPTHIEEGAFIGSGTILVAPVRVGKKAVTGAGSVVTRGKDVPEGETVVGVPAKVLAKRIKS; this is translated from the coding sequence ATGAACTCTCAAGATTTTGTTGTTGTTGTTTTGGCCGCGGGTCGTGGAACACGGATGAAATCGTCTCTTCCAAAGGTGTTGCACCCTTTATGTGGAAAATCTTTGATTAGAAGGACCCAAGAGTTATTAAAGGGGTTCAGCTTTAAGCATCAGATTTTTGTTCTTCCCCCGGATGGGGATAAAATTCGAGAAGAACTCCCTCAAACTGTTGAGTTTGTGATTCAAGAAAAACCTTTGGGGACGGCTCATGCAGTGCTGGCTTCGAAGCCTTTTTTAAAGGATTGGAAAGGCTCTGTTTTGATTCTTTGTGCAGATGTGCCTCTTCTTTCGAGAGAGACCATAAAAAAATTTATTGAAAAACATGAAGAAGATCACTATGATGGGACGGTTTTGACGGGGAGATTGGCAAATCCTACGGGTTATGGCCGCATTGTACGAAAGGCCTCTGGAGAAGTTAAAGCTATTGTAGAAGAGCTAGAGGCAACGGTTTACGAAAAGGCTATCGAAGAGATTAATTCTGGAATTTATTGTTTCAACTGGCCTGCCTTGTCTTCTGCCCTGAATGAGATAGCGCTTCATCCAGAAAAAAATGAGCTTTATCTTACCGATGTGATTGAGATCATGACGGCTCGTCATCAATCTGTAGGCGCTTTTGAGGTCAAGGATTTTCGGGAGGTGATGGGAATTAATTCTCGTCATCAATTGGCCGAAGCTGAACGAGTTCTGAGGCGAAGAGTCTTAAATCATTGGATGGATGAGGGCGTCACCCTTCTTGATCCTGATTCCATTTTTATTGATGAGACCGTGGTAATCGGTCAGGATACCATCATTCATCCTTTTACGGTGATTGAAGGTGAAGTGGTGATTGGAAAAAATTGTGTGATTGGACCTTTTGCTCACTTAAGAGGAAAATGCCATTTAAAAGATAAGGTCGAGATTGGAAATTTTGTGGAAGTGAAGTCCTCTCAGATAAGCGGGCGTGTTAAGGCAAAGCATTTGACTTATTTGGGAGATGCTGTGATTGGTGAAGGCGTGAATGTAGGGGCAGGAACCATTACGGCTAATTATGATGGGACTCATAAGTATCCGACGCATATCGAAGAGGGCGCTTTTATTGGAAGTGGGACCATTTTAGTCGCACCCGTGCGAGTGGGAAAGAAGGCTGTAACGGGGGCGGGCTCTGTAGTCACCCGTGGCAAGGATGTTCCAGAGGGGGAGACAGTTGTTGGAGTCCCCGCAAAAGTTTTGGCGAAGAGAATTAAAAGCTGA
- a CDS encoding ribose-phosphate pyrophosphokinase, with product MMKEMAVFSGTSNPELAKKIVDYLNIPLGEVEISRFSEGEIFVRVKQDVRGRDVFLVQSTCPPVNENLMELLIMMDAFLRASAARLTVVLPYYGYARQDRKDQPRVPISAKLVANLITAAGADRVLTMDLHADQIQGFFDIPLDHLFSAPVFIRYLKSLKLDNMVIVTPDVGGIKRARAFATRLGADLAIVDKRRVNSVDAEVLHLIGDVRGKTAIIVDDMIATAGSLAEAAKIVDENGASQIYATGAHAILSGPATERIQKTRLRELVVTDSVPLGGKALDHKIRVLTVAELLGEAIRRIHENESVSSLFI from the coding sequence GTGATGAAGGAGATGGCGGTTTTTTCAGGCACTTCGAATCCTGAATTGGCAAAAAAAATTGTCGATTATCTCAATATACCTCTTGGAGAAGTCGAGATCTCTCGATTTAGTGAGGGAGAGATTTTTGTTCGGGTGAAACAGGATGTTCGGGGACGCGATGTTTTTCTTGTTCAATCGACGTGTCCTCCGGTGAATGAAAACCTGATGGAACTTTTGATTATGATGGATGCTTTTTTGAGGGCCTCTGCGGCTCGTCTGACCGTGGTGCTTCCTTATTATGGCTATGCCCGTCAGGACCGTAAGGATCAGCCCCGTGTTCCGATTTCTGCGAAGCTTGTGGCCAATCTTATTACTGCCGCGGGGGCAGATCGAGTGCTGACCATGGATCTTCATGCGGACCAGATTCAAGGTTTCTTTGATATTCCTCTCGATCATTTATTTTCGGCGCCTGTTTTCATTCGTTATCTCAAAAGTTTAAAATTGGACAATATGGTCATTGTCACTCCGGATGTAGGAGGAATTAAACGGGCCAGGGCCTTTGCAACTCGTTTGGGAGCCGATTTGGCGATTGTCGATAAAAGACGGGTCAATTCAGTTGATGCAGAAGTTCTTCATCTGATTGGAGATGTCCGAGGGAAAACAGCGATCATTGTGGACGATATGATTGCAACGGCTGGCTCTCTGGCGGAGGCAGCAAAAATTGTGGATGAAAATGGAGCAAGCCAGATTTATGCGACCGGGGCTCATGCGATTTTGTCGGGTCCAGCCACTGAGAGAATTCAGAAAACCCGTTTAAGAGAGTTGGTCGTGACAGACAGCGTTCCTTTAGGGGGAAAGGCCCTCGATCATAAAATCAGGGTTCTCACCGTTGCAGAGCTCTTGGGAGAAGCGATTCGAAGAATACATGAGAATGAATCCGTCAGCTCACTTTTCATATAA
- a CDS encoding 50S ribosomal protein L25, with protein sequence MSEMLALGVEERVEKGKSVKRLRKSGLIPAVIYGEGKPGISVKVEAREFTRAIKGHSIENLIFSLNLSNEKNKKGTTALVRDVQIDPLKDCVLHVDFLQVSMKKKLRTRVRIESKGEPMGVSQQGGILECTLREIEIECFPLNIPEALVVDVSQVGLGQSFFVRDIEPPEGVTILTAPDISVFSVAIPKVEEEVPKEGEKTEPEVIAKGKEPAPGEAAEGAQVAAQKKEAPAQKEAEKKKEK encoded by the coding sequence ATGTCAGAAATGTTAGCGTTGGGAGTTGAGGAACGTGTAGAAAAAGGTAAGTCCGTTAAAAGACTTAGAAAGAGCGGGTTGATCCCTGCCGTGATTTATGGAGAAGGAAAGCCAGGGATTTCTGTTAAAGTCGAAGCGAGGGAATTCACGCGTGCGATTAAAGGTCATTCGATTGAAAATTTAATTTTCAGTTTGAATTTATCTAATGAAAAAAATAAAAAAGGAACCACCGCCTTGGTTCGCGATGTTCAGATCGATCCTTTGAAAGATTGTGTTCTTCACGTGGATTTTCTGCAAGTTTCGATGAAGAAAAAGTTAAGGACGAGGGTCAGAATTGAATCGAAGGGAGAACCCATGGGTGTTTCTCAGCAGGGAGGAATTTTGGAATGTACCTTGCGTGAAATTGAAATTGAGTGTTTTCCTCTCAATATTCCAGAAGCCCTGGTGGTCGATGTCTCTCAAGTAGGATTAGGTCAATCTTTCTTTGTTCGTGATATCGAGCCCCCAGAGGGAGTCACGATTTTAACGGCTCCAGACATCAGCGTTTTCTCAGTGGCTATACCTAAGGTTGAAGAAGAAGTTCCCAAAGAGGGAGAGAAGACTGAACCTGAAGTGATTGCGAAGGGTAAAGAGCCTGCTCCCGGAGAAGCGGCTGAAGGAGCCCAGGTAGCAGCCCAAAAGAAAGAGGCTCCCGCACAGAAAGAAGCTGAGAAAAAGAAGGAGAAATGA
- a CDS encoding aminoacyl-tRNA hydrolase → MKLIIGLGNPGEKYQYTRHNIGFWLLEELAKDWKIHFHRKMDCESLLAEGKIGEKSFILAKPLTYMNNSGRAAEKLLQSFGLSHQDTLVILDDVFLKLGMLRFRLQGSSGGHKGLASILSMCQSNEFPRLRLGVGLPQEEGKDYADYVLSPFELEELEETRRMIETAQTCVSIFISQGSMALQKWLSDYQSRKQI, encoded by the coding sequence ATGAAACTTATTATAGGGTTAGGGAACCCGGGGGAGAAGTATCAGTATACCCGTCATAATATTGGTTTTTGGTTGTTAGAAGAATTGGCAAAGGATTGGAAAATTCACTTTCATCGAAAAATGGATTGTGAATCTTTGTTAGCCGAAGGAAAGATTGGAGAAAAATCTTTTATTTTAGCAAAGCCGCTCACGTATATGAATAACAGCGGTCGGGCGGCTGAAAAGCTCCTTCAATCTTTTGGATTGTCTCATCAAGATACTTTGGTTATACTGGACGATGTTTTTTTGAAATTGGGCATGCTTCGATTTCGGTTGCAAGGAAGCTCAGGGGGACATAAGGGATTGGCATCTATTTTGAGTATGTGTCAATCAAATGAATTTCCCAGACTTCGCTTGGGTGTTGGACTTCCTCAAGAAGAGGGAAAAGATTATGCAGATTATGTTTTGAGCCCCTTTGAGTTGGAGGAGTTGGAAGAGACGAGGAGAATGATTGAGACCGCACAGACTTGCGTCTCAATTTTTATTTCGCAGGGATCTATGGCTCTTCAAAAGTGGTTAAGCGATTATCAGTCAAGAAAGCAGATATAA